A stretch of Allostreptomyces psammosilenae DNA encodes these proteins:
- a CDS encoding ABC transporter permease, whose product MPPTTPTAPADPDEPAQDGHPPPGLPARHPPAGAGAAWGLYGSVARGSFRRYATYRAATLAGLFTNTVFGFILAYTFAALWQARPGLGGYDTSQAVTYIWVSQGLLVTVAVWGGGFQDDVQTRIRDGDIVVDLYRPVDFQLWWLASDLGRAAFHLLARGIVPLAVGALAFHLRMPVSASTWVAFLLSVALAVVVSFGIRYLVSLAGFWLLDSEGLRTVALLLGMFFSGMLLPIALFPGALGEVARIMPWSAMIQIPGDVFLERRTGGDLAAAFGFQAAWALVLLAAGRAVQGLATRKVVVQGG is encoded by the coding sequence ATGCCCCCGACCACCCCCACCGCCCCCGCGGACCCCGACGAACCCGCCCAAGACGGACACCCCCCGCCCGGTCTGCCGGCGCGTCACCCACCCGCCGGGGCTGGCGCGGCCTGGGGCCTGTACGGCTCCGTCGCCCGCGGCTCGTTCCGCCGGTACGCCACCTACCGGGCGGCCACCCTCGCCGGGCTCTTCACCAACACCGTCTTCGGCTTCATCCTGGCCTACACCTTCGCCGCGCTGTGGCAGGCCCGGCCCGGGCTCGGCGGGTACGACACCTCCCAGGCCGTCACCTACATCTGGGTCAGCCAGGGCCTGCTGGTCACCGTCGCCGTCTGGGGCGGCGGCTTCCAGGACGACGTGCAGACCCGGATCCGCGACGGCGACATCGTCGTCGACCTGTACCGGCCGGTCGACTTCCAGCTGTGGTGGCTGGCCAGCGACCTCGGCCGGGCCGCCTTCCACCTCCTCGCCCGCGGCATCGTGCCCCTGGCGGTCGGCGCCCTCGCCTTCCACCTGCGCATGCCGGTCTCGGCGTCGACCTGGGTCGCCTTCCTGCTCTCGGTCGCCCTCGCCGTCGTGGTCAGCTTCGGCATCCGCTACCTGGTGTCGCTGGCCGGCTTCTGGCTGCTGGACTCCGAGGGCCTGCGGACGGTCGCCCTGCTCCTCGGCATGTTCTTCTCCGGCATGCTGCTGCCGATCGCCCTCTTCCCCGGCGCGCTCGGCGAGGTGGCGCGGATCATGCCGTGGTCGGCGATGATCCAGATCCCCGGGGACGTCTTCCTGGAACGGCGCACCGGGGGTGACCTGGCCGCCGCGTTCGGCTTCCAGGCAGCCTGGGCGCTGGTGCTGCTCGCCGCCGGCCGCGCCGTGCAGGGGCTGGCCACCCGGAAGGTGGTGGTCCAGGGTGGCTGA
- a CDS encoding ABC transporter permease has translation MTAGMWVRSALTYRASFAMMLLGNLAVTTLDFVIVALMFQHTDHLGGWAMPEVAFLYATSSLAIGIADLLVGSIEGLGRRVRLGTFDTMLVRPAPVLAQMAADRFALRRLGRPLQACAVLVWSLTAVDVHWTWDRVLLVPVMLVCGAVIFAALFVAGAAFQFWAADAAEVQNSFTYGGATMLQYPPTIFARELVTGVVFGVPLAFVNWLPALHVLDRPDPLGLPEAFHFASPLAAALAATVAWLAWRAGVRAYRGTGS, from the coding sequence ATGACCGCCGGGATGTGGGTGCGCTCGGCCCTGACCTACCGGGCCTCCTTCGCGATGATGCTGCTCGGCAACCTGGCCGTCACCACGCTGGACTTCGTCATCGTCGCGCTCATGTTCCAGCACACCGACCACCTCGGCGGCTGGGCGATGCCCGAGGTCGCCTTCCTCTACGCCACCTCCAGCCTCGCCATCGGGATCGCCGACCTGCTGGTCGGCAGCATCGAGGGTCTCGGCCGGCGGGTCCGGCTCGGCACCTTCGACACCATGCTGGTCCGGCCCGCCCCCGTGCTCGCCCAGATGGCCGCCGACCGCTTCGCGCTGCGCCGGCTGGGCCGGCCCCTGCAGGCCTGTGCCGTCCTGGTCTGGTCGCTGACCGCCGTCGACGTGCACTGGACCTGGGACCGGGTGCTGCTCGTCCCGGTGATGCTGGTCTGCGGCGCCGTGATCTTCGCCGCGCTCTTCGTGGCGGGCGCCGCCTTCCAGTTCTGGGCCGCCGACGCGGCCGAGGTGCAGAACAGCTTCACCTACGGGGGCGCCACCATGCTCCAGTACCCGCCGACGATCTTCGCCCGCGAACTGGTCACCGGTGTGGTCTTCGGCGTCCCGCTGGCCTTCGTCAACTGGCTGCCGGCACTGCACGTCCTGGACCGTCCGGACCCGTTGGGCCTGCCGGAGGCGTTCCACTTCGCCTCCCCGCTCGCCGCGGCGCTGGCCGCGACCGTCGCCTGGCTCGCCTGGCGCGCCGGCGTGCGCGCCTACCGCGGCACCGGCAGCTGA
- a CDS encoding ABC transporter ATP-binding protein — MPLIELDDVARTFTIRAKTGRFRREKRRVRAVDGLTFTVEAGECVGYIGPNGAGKSTTIKMLTGILVPSAGRLRVAGVDPARDRVRLARRIGVVFGQRTTLWWDLPLRDSYELARRVYRIPAARYRANLERCLDLLELGPLLDTPVRQLSLGQRMRGDIAAALLHDPEVLYLDEPTIGLDIVSKNRVRRFLKDVNAEAGTTVLLTTHDLTDIEQLCSRVMVIDHGRLIHDGGLEDLHAVGRSERTLVVDLAEVTAPIEVAGARVVRVDGPRQWLAFPATSSAAPVVAAVAARYPLVDLSVREPAIEDVIARMYSEGTEGGPGGGAHPEEERTASGAAPPS, encoded by the coding sequence ATGCCCCTGATCGAACTGGACGACGTCGCCCGCACCTTCACCATCCGCGCCAAGACCGGCCGGTTCCGCCGGGAGAAACGCCGGGTCCGCGCCGTCGACGGCCTGACCTTCACCGTGGAGGCCGGCGAGTGCGTCGGCTACATCGGCCCCAACGGCGCGGGGAAGTCGACCACCATCAAGATGCTCACCGGCATCCTGGTGCCGAGCGCCGGCCGGCTGCGGGTCGCCGGCGTCGACCCGGCCCGCGACCGGGTCCGGCTCGCCCGGCGCATCGGCGTCGTCTTCGGCCAGCGCACCACCCTGTGGTGGGACCTGCCGCTGCGCGACTCCTACGAGCTGGCCAGGCGCGTCTACCGCATCCCCGCCGCGCGCTACCGGGCCAACCTGGAGCGCTGCCTGGACCTGCTCGAACTGGGCCCGCTGCTGGACACCCCGGTCCGCCAGCTCTCCCTGGGGCAGCGGATGCGGGGCGACATCGCCGCGGCCCTGCTGCACGACCCCGAGGTGCTCTACCTGGACGAGCCCACCATCGGCCTCGACATCGTCTCCAAGAACCGGGTGCGGCGGTTCCTGAAGGACGTCAACGCCGAGGCCGGCACCACCGTGCTGCTGACCACCCACGACCTGACCGACATCGAGCAACTGTGCTCGCGGGTGATGGTCATCGACCACGGCCGGCTGATCCACGACGGCGGCCTGGAGGACCTGCACGCGGTGGGGCGCAGCGAGCGCACCCTGGTGGTGGACCTCGCCGAGGTCACGGCGCCCATCGAGGTGGCCGGCGCCCGGGTGGTCCGGGTGGACGGGCCGCGGCAGTGGCTGGCGTTCCCCGCCACCAGCAGCGCCGCCCCGGTGGTGGCGGCCGTCGCCGCCCGCTACCCGCTGGTGGACCTCTCGGTCCGCGAGCCGGCGATCGAGGACGTCATCGCCCGGATGTACAGCGAGGGGACGGAGGGCGGACCGGGCGGCGGGGCGCACCCCGAGGAGGAGCGGACCGCGAGCGGCGCCGCGCCGCCGTCCTGA
- a CDS encoding organic hydroperoxide resistance protein, with protein MDALYTAAATANGREGRAVSSDGRLDLTLAFPAALGGDGKGTNPEQLFAAGYAACFASALGAVGREAKVDTRDASVTAEVGIGKDDDGGFALSVTLRVELPEELQNATGRELVERAHRFCPYSKATRGNIPVELVVE; from the coding sequence ATGGACGCTCTGTACACCGCCGCGGCGACCGCCAACGGCCGCGAGGGGCGGGCCGTGAGCTCGGACGGCCGGCTCGACCTCACCCTCGCCTTCCCGGCGGCGCTCGGCGGCGACGGCAAGGGAACCAACCCCGAGCAGCTGTTCGCCGCCGGCTACGCGGCCTGCTTCGCCAGCGCGCTCGGCGCCGTCGGCCGGGAGGCGAAGGTGGACACCCGGGACGCCTCGGTCACCGCGGAGGTCGGCATCGGCAAGGACGACGACGGCGGCTTCGCCCTCTCCGTGACCCTGCGCGTCGAACTGCCGGAGGAGCTGCAGAACGCGACCGGGCGCGAGCTCGTGGAGCGGGCGCACCGGTTCTGCCCGTACTCCAAGGCCACCCGCGGGAACATCCCGGTCGAACTCGTCGTGGAGTGA
- a CDS encoding MarR family winged helix-turn-helix transcriptional regulator — MVTTPNSGQASSAGGAALPSGAEMLRLDAQICFALHAASRAFGGLYRRLLRDLGLTYPQYLVMLALWEHGELSVKRLGELLRLDSGTLSPLLKRLDAAGLVRKERSARDERSVLVRPTAQGEALRERAEEVPVRIVSATGLGLEEVVRLRDTLHRLTDVLDAADPDAGTGS, encoded by the coding sequence ATGGTCACCACTCCGAACTCCGGGCAGGCGTCGTCGGCGGGCGGCGCGGCGCTGCCGTCCGGTGCCGAGATGCTCCGGCTGGACGCGCAGATCTGCTTCGCGCTGCACGCCGCCTCGCGGGCCTTCGGGGGGCTGTACCGGCGGCTGCTGCGGGACCTTGGCCTCACCTACCCGCAGTACCTGGTGATGCTGGCGCTGTGGGAGCACGGCGAGCTGTCCGTCAAGCGGCTCGGCGAGCTGCTGCGGCTCGACTCCGGCACGCTGTCGCCGCTGCTGAAGCGGCTGGACGCGGCCGGCCTGGTGCGCAAGGAGCGCAGCGCGCGGGACGAGCGCTCGGTGCTCGTCCGCCCGACCGCCCAGGGGGAGGCCCTGCGGGAACGCGCCGAGGAGGTGCCGGTGCGGATCGTCTCCGCGACCGGGCTCGGCCTGGAGGAGGTGGTGCGGCTGCGCGACACGCTGCACCGGCTCACCGACGTGCTCGACGCGGCCGACCCGGACGCCGGAACCGGGAGCTGA
- a CDS encoding winged helix-turn-helix transcriptional regulator — MSDSVTRVSGGPRCPQRMVLEHVTSRWGVLVLAALLERPHRFGELRRAVGGVTEKMLTQTLQTLERDGLVHRHAHAVIPPRVDYSLTALGEEAAGHVWSLARWSEERTERVLAAQQAYDRARRERAAGGAPRH, encoded by the coding sequence ATGAGCGATAGCGTCACCCGGGTGAGCGGCGGGCCGCGGTGCCCGCAGCGCATGGTCCTGGAGCACGTCACCAGCCGCTGGGGGGTGCTGGTGCTCGCCGCGCTGCTGGAGCGGCCGCACCGCTTCGGCGAGCTGCGCCGCGCCGTCGGCGGGGTGACCGAGAAGATGCTCACCCAGACCCTGCAGACCCTGGAGCGCGACGGCCTGGTGCACCGCCACGCGCACGCCGTCATCCCGCCGCGGGTGGACTACTCCCTCACCGCGCTCGGCGAGGAGGCCGCCGGACACGTGTGGTCGCTGGCCCGCTGGTCGGAGGAGCGCACGGAGCGGGTGCTCGCCGCGCAGCAGGCGTACGACCGCGCGCGGCGGGAGCGCGCCGCCGGCGGGGCGCCGCGGCACTGA
- a CDS encoding SDR family oxidoreductase — MIVITGATGQLGRLVIDGLLEKVPAERVAAVVRDRDRAADLAARGVQLRIADYDRPETLRDAFRAGEKVLLISGTEAGRRVPQHTAVVDAARRAGVALLAYTSVLGGPEADFLLADDHRETERVILGSGLPHVLLRNGWYHENYTGQLATALEHGAVLGSAGEGRIASASRADFAAAAVAVLTGEGHENRAYELSGDVAWSLAEYAAEVTRLSGREVVYRELPPAAYQEVLVGAGVPEPMAAILVDVDAAIARGRLAGTSGDLRRLIGRPTTPLADAIAAALKG; from the coding sequence ATGATCGTCATCACCGGAGCCACCGGCCAGCTCGGCCGCCTCGTCATCGATGGCCTGCTGGAGAAGGTGCCGGCGGAGCGGGTGGCCGCCGTCGTCCGCGACCGGGACAGGGCCGCCGACCTGGCGGCGCGCGGCGTCCAGCTGCGGATCGCCGACTACGACCGGCCGGAGACCCTGCGGGACGCCTTCCGGGCCGGTGAGAAGGTGCTGCTCATCTCCGGCACCGAGGCGGGTCGCCGGGTGCCCCAGCACACGGCCGTGGTGGACGCCGCCCGGCGGGCGGGCGTCGCCCTGCTCGCCTACACCAGCGTGCTGGGCGGCCCGGAGGCGGACTTCCTGCTCGCCGACGACCACCGGGAGACCGAGCGGGTGATCCTCGGCTCCGGCCTGCCCCACGTCCTGCTGCGCAACGGCTGGTACCACGAGAACTACACCGGGCAGCTGGCCACCGCGCTGGAGCACGGCGCGGTGCTCGGCTCCGCGGGCGAGGGCCGGATCGCCTCCGCCTCCCGCGCGGACTTCGCGGCCGCCGCCGTCGCCGTGCTGACCGGCGAGGGCCACGAGAACCGGGCGTACGAGCTCAGCGGGGACGTCGCCTGGAGCCTCGCCGAGTACGCCGCCGAGGTGACCAGGCTCTCCGGCCGGGAGGTCGTCTACCGCGAGCTGCCGCCGGCCGCGTACCAGGAGGTCCTGGTCGGCGCGGGTGTCCCGGAGCCGATGGCCGCGATCCTGGTCGACGTGGACGCCGCGATCGCCCGCGGCCGGCTCGCCGGCACCAGCGGCGACCTCCGCCGGCTCATCGGCCGGCCCACCACCCCCCTCGCGGACGCCATCGCCGCCGCGCTGAAGGGCTGA
- a CDS encoding class I SAM-dependent methyltransferase, with translation MSYTAGRLATLVRQTLGSPLPVRLRAWDGSEAGPDGPPTLVVRDRRALHRLLWKPGELGLARAWVAGEIDVEGDLYEALDRLGTLVRAGGDGDGPAPPAGRVPATLRDPRIRQLAREALALAGPALPPAPPREEAGRRRGARHSPRRDRAAISHHYDVGNDFYALVLGPSMVYSCAYWAGPDGAGPSGGGAAAADGTVRGTTLEDAQRAKLDLICRKLALRPGARLLDVGCGWGAMVAHAAEHYGVRAVGVTLSAEQAAFARERIAAAGLGDRVEIRVRDYREVTDGPYDAISSIGMAEHVGAARYREYAAALYGLLRPGGRLLNHQIARRPWAEEARYRVDRFIDRYVFPDGELAPLGSTVALLEEAGFEVRDVQALREHYALTLRAWVANLEANWAAAVRLTSPGRARVWRLYMAASALAFERNRLGVNQVLAVRATAEGVSGMPLVRGPWAERVEVERPADEPAAERPAGRPAARPGTTPG, from the coding sequence ATGTCGTACACGGCCGGTCGCTTGGCCACGCTGGTGAGGCAGACCCTCGGCAGCCCGCTGCCGGTGCGGCTGCGCGCCTGGGACGGCAGCGAGGCGGGCCCCGACGGCCCGCCGACCCTGGTGGTCCGCGACCGCCGGGCACTGCACCGCCTGCTCTGGAAACCCGGGGAGCTCGGCCTGGCCAGGGCCTGGGTGGCCGGTGAGATCGACGTCGAGGGCGATCTGTACGAGGCACTGGACCGCCTCGGCACGCTGGTCCGGGCCGGCGGCGACGGCGACGGCCCGGCGCCGCCGGCGGGGCGCGTCCCGGCCACCCTGCGGGATCCGAGGATCCGCCAGCTGGCCCGGGAGGCCCTCGCCCTGGCCGGGCCGGCCCTGCCGCCGGCGCCACCGCGCGAGGAGGCCGGACGGCGGCGGGGGGCGCGGCACAGCCCGCGCCGGGACCGCGCCGCGATCAGCCACCACTACGACGTGGGCAACGACTTCTACGCCCTGGTGCTCGGGCCCTCCATGGTCTACTCCTGCGCGTACTGGGCGGGGCCCGACGGCGCGGGGCCGTCGGGCGGCGGGGCGGCGGCGGCCGACGGCACCGTCCGGGGCACCACCCTGGAGGACGCCCAGCGCGCCAAGCTCGACCTGATCTGCCGCAAGCTGGCGCTCCGCCCCGGAGCGCGGCTGCTCGACGTGGGCTGCGGCTGGGGGGCGATGGTCGCGCACGCGGCGGAGCACTACGGGGTGCGCGCGGTGGGCGTCACCCTCTCCGCGGAGCAGGCGGCCTTCGCCCGGGAGCGGATCGCCGCGGCCGGGCTGGGCGACCGGGTGGAGATCCGGGTGCGGGACTACCGGGAGGTCACCGACGGCCCCTACGACGCGATCTCCTCGATCGGGATGGCGGAGCACGTCGGCGCGGCGCGCTACCGGGAGTACGCCGCCGCGCTGTACGGCCTGCTGCGACCGGGCGGGCGCCTGCTCAACCACCAGATCGCCCGCCGGCCGTGGGCCGAGGAGGCGCGGTACCGGGTCGACCGGTTCATCGACCGCTACGTCTTCCCGGACGGGGAGCTGGCCCCACTGGGCAGCACGGTCGCCCTGCTGGAGGAGGCCGGGTTCGAGGTGCGGGACGTGCAGGCGCTCCGCGAGCACTACGCGCTGACGCTGCGGGCCTGGGTGGCGAACCTGGAGGCGAACTGGGCGGCGGCCGTCCGGCTCACCTCGCCGGGGCGGGCGAGGGTCTGGCGGCTGTACATGGCGGCCTCGGCACTGGCCTTCGAGCGGAACCGGCTCGGCGTCAACCAGGTGCTGGCGGTCCGCGCCACGGCGGAGGGCGTCTCCGGCATGCCGCTGGTGAGGGGCCCGTGGGCGGAGCGCGTGGAGGTGGAGCGGCCGGCGGATGAGCCGGCGGCGGAACGGCCCGCCGGGCGGCCGGCGGCGCGACCGGGGACGACCCCGGGCTGA
- a CDS encoding M14 family zinc carboxypeptidase translates to MSDLFGTGPAWGAARYPTVDELDSAAHALARRRPDVCRLRRVGASRHGRPLRMLSIGHGSRHALVVAGAHCNEPVGRATLLRLAERLLTDDGPHGGADVTWHLLLCLDPDGARLNEPMGDTPFALTDPYRNFFRPVAAEQPELFHAGPRAGTPLPETRALTGVIDELRPFVQLTLHGVDIGGSFVQLTRAVPGIAEPFAKSAAEFQIPVELGPYDAFYWTEAGPGVYLMPRPGSREGFAGLPDEVVRSTWYYPHRYGGLTAVVEVPMWAAVDVADDRPHPDPDRALREAAGALHQRVGRVAALLDRARPFLPGEPDPLLRAARFILRVAPVVAEDWEDIARRRPHDPTIPPMTVARVRSLEIAARRAGLRTSAMLSRLLRRCEQRSAVRLGEELDALVGQWCEECRTLFRPRWIPIGHQAEHQARTVLATVERLS, encoded by the coding sequence GTGAGTGACCTCTTCGGCACCGGCCCGGCGTGGGGCGCGGCCCGCTACCCCACGGTGGACGAACTCGACTCCGCCGCCCACGCGCTGGCCCGCCGCCGCCCCGACGTGTGCCGGCTGCGCCGGGTCGGCGCCTCGCGACACGGCCGACCGCTGCGCATGCTCTCCATCGGCCACGGCTCCCGGCACGCCCTGGTGGTCGCCGGGGCGCACTGCAACGAGCCGGTGGGCCGCGCCACCCTGCTGCGGCTGGCCGAGCGACTGCTGACCGACGACGGGCCGCACGGCGGCGCGGACGTGACCTGGCACCTGCTGCTCTGCCTCGACCCCGACGGCGCGCGGCTGAACGAGCCGATGGGCGACACCCCGTTCGCCCTGACCGACCCCTACCGGAACTTCTTCCGGCCGGTGGCCGCCGAGCAGCCCGAGCTGTTCCACGCCGGCCCCCGGGCCGGGACGCCGCTGCCCGAGACCCGCGCGCTCACCGGCGTGATCGACGAACTGCGCCCCTTCGTGCAGCTGACCCTGCACGGCGTCGACATCGGCGGCAGCTTCGTCCAGCTCACCCGGGCCGTCCCCGGGATCGCCGAACCCTTCGCCAAGTCCGCCGCGGAGTTCCAGATCCCGGTGGAGCTCGGCCCCTACGACGCCTTCTACTGGACCGAGGCCGGCCCCGGCGTCTACCTGATGCCCCGCCCGGGCTCCCGCGAGGGCTTCGCCGGCCTCCCGGACGAGGTGGTCCGCTCCACCTGGTACTACCCCCACCGGTACGGCGGCCTCACCGCCGTGGTGGAGGTCCCGATGTGGGCGGCGGTCGACGTCGCCGACGACCGCCCGCACCCCGACCCCGACCGGGCGCTGCGCGAGGCCGCCGGCGCGCTGCACCAGCGGGTGGGCCGGGTGGCCGCCCTGCTCGACCGGGCCCGCCCGTTCCTCCCGGGCGAGCCGGACCCGCTGCTGCGCGCCGCGCGGTTCATCCTGCGAGTGGCGCCCGTGGTCGCCGAGGACTGGGAGGACATCGCGCGGCGCCGGCCGCACGACCCCACCATCCCGCCGATGACCGTGGCCCGCGTCCGCAGCCTGGAGATCGCCGCCCGCCGCGCGGGGCTGCGCACCTCGGCCATGCTCTCCCGGCTGCTGCGCCGCTGCGAGCAGCGCTCCGCGGTCCGGCTCGGGGAGGAGCTCGACGCGCTGGTCGGCCAGTGGTGCGAGGAGTGCCGGACGCTCTTCCGCCCCCGCTGGATCCCGATCGGCCACCAGGCCGAGCACCAGGCCCGCACCGTGCTCGCCACCGTCGAACGGCTCAGCTGA